A part of Candidatus Dormiibacterota bacterium genomic DNA contains:
- a CDS encoding AMP-binding protein, with protein MPQPIAEGLTPWPEELVARWVARGYWAGRTLGDRLVERADASPEAIALVDGEARFSYRELIARADGAADRLADLGLGGGDRMLVQLPNRWELVVLTLACLRLGVVPVMALPAHRRHELRALAELAEARAIAVPEQWRGFDHQSLAHELAASSPTLDLVLVAGERVVPGGVDLGAVCAPAGDAAAARERVDARAPGARDVAVFLLSGGTTGLSKLIPRTHDDYVYNATRSAELCGFDDRTVALVVLPAGHNFALACPGILGTLLAGGRVVLLASPEPERALATIAAEGVTTAAVVPAVAQRWISWREENPGDDLGSLRLLQVGGARLAPEVARRVAPVLGCTLQQVFGMAEGLLNYTRLDDEEEVVRETQGRPMCPDDEIMVVDHDGAPVPDGAPGILLTRGPYTIRGYYRAPEHNARAFTHDGWYRTGDVVRVHASGNLVVEGRDKDMINCGGEKISAEEVENLVYLLPSVRIAAAVAMPDPELGERVCVYAVLRPGATLDLDGLRASMEEVGVARYKLPARLVLVDALPTTGVGKIDKRALRADIAARLADEAPASATSGGHR; from the coding sequence ATGCCCCAGCCGATCGCTGAGGGCCTCACCCCGTGGCCGGAGGAGCTCGTGGCGCGCTGGGTCGCCCGCGGATACTGGGCGGGCCGGACGCTCGGCGACCGCCTCGTCGAGCGCGCGGACGCCTCACCGGAGGCGATCGCGCTCGTCGACGGCGAGGCGCGGTTCAGCTACCGCGAGCTGATCGCCCGGGCCGACGGCGCAGCGGATCGCCTCGCGGACCTCGGGCTCGGCGGTGGCGACCGGATGCTGGTGCAGCTGCCCAACCGCTGGGAGCTCGTCGTCCTGACGCTGGCCTGCCTGCGGCTCGGTGTTGTCCCGGTCATGGCCCTCCCGGCGCACCGCCGGCACGAGCTCCGGGCGCTCGCCGAGCTGGCGGAGGCGCGGGCGATCGCCGTCCCGGAGCAATGGCGCGGCTTCGACCACCAGTCGCTCGCCCACGAGCTGGCGGCGTCGAGCCCGACCCTCGACCTCGTCCTCGTGGCCGGCGAGCGGGTCGTCCCCGGCGGCGTCGACCTGGGTGCGGTGTGCGCGCCCGCGGGCGATGCCGCCGCGGCGCGGGAACGGGTGGACGCCCGTGCGCCCGGCGCGCGCGACGTCGCGGTGTTCCTCCTCTCCGGGGGCACCACCGGGCTCTCGAAGCTGATCCCGAGGACGCACGACGACTACGTGTACAACGCGACCCGAAGCGCCGAGCTGTGCGGCTTCGACGACCGCACCGTGGCTCTCGTCGTGCTCCCGGCCGGCCACAACTTCGCGCTCGCCTGCCCGGGGATCCTCGGCACCCTGCTCGCCGGCGGCCGGGTGGTCCTGCTGGCGTCGCCCGAGCCGGAGCGGGCCCTCGCGACGATCGCCGCGGAGGGGGTCACCACCGCCGCGGTGGTCCCCGCCGTCGCCCAGCGCTGGATCTCCTGGCGTGAGGAGAACCCCGGTGACGACCTCGGCAGCCTGCGGCTCCTCCAGGTCGGCGGTGCCAGGCTCGCCCCCGAGGTGGCGCGGCGGGTCGCGCCCGTGCTCGGCTGCACCCTGCAGCAGGTCTTCGGGATGGCCGAGGGGCTGCTGAACTACACGCGCCTCGACGACGAGGAGGAGGTCGTCCGCGAGACCCAGGGGCGGCCGATGTGCCCCGACGACGAGATCATGGTGGTCGACCACGACGGCGCACCCGTCCCCGACGGCGCGCCCGGCATCCTGCTCACCCGGGGGCCGTACACCATTCGCGGCTACTACCGCGCCCCGGAGCACAACGCCCGCGCCTTCACCCACGACGGCTGGTACCGCACCGGTGACGTCGTCCGGGTGCATGCGAGCGGCAACCTCGTCGTCGAGGGGCGCGACAAGGACATGATCAACTGCGGCGGCGAGAAGATCTCCGCCGAGGAGGTCGAGAACCTCGTGTATCTGCTGCCGTCGGTGCGGATCGCCGCCGCCGTCGCCATGCCCGACCCCGAGCTCGGTGAGCGGGTGTGCGTCTACGCGGTGCTCCGACCGGGCGCCACCCTGGATCTCGACGGCCTGCGCGCGTCGATGGAGGAGGTGGGCGTCGCCCGCTACAAGCTCCCCGCGCGCCTGGTCCTCGTCGACGCCCTGCCCACGACCGGCGTCGGGAAGATCGACAAGAGGGCGCTCCGGGCGGACATCGCCGCGCGCCTCGCTGACGAGGCGCCCGCCTCGGCCACCTCGGGAGGACACCGATGA
- a CDS encoding cupin domain-containing protein — protein MITTDLDPAVARLYADFEAADLRPLWTQRADLMPLSPQPRARPHVWRWEQLRALAVRAGELVPVGRGGERRAIALANPGLAGEPHATPTLWAAVQYLGPGEVAPAHRHTQAAFRFIVEGEGVWTVVNDDPVEMRPGDLLLTASWDWHGHHHAGDRPMVWLDGLDIPLVGQLDAGFFEFGPENVDRSTPGRSRSEELWGHPGLRPAAAADTPGSPLMAYRWEHTDRAMSAQLDLDAAGHGGAVEPGHAAIRFSNPTTGRDALITLRTEMHRLRAGAATAARRVVGSAVWQVFAGSGVAELGDRRIELSAGDLIAVPSWCPLRLRAHTRLDLFTFSDAPVYEALGLFRSEIVSEVGS, from the coding sequence ATGATCACCACCGATCTCGATCCCGCCGTCGCGCGCCTCTACGCCGACTTCGAGGCGGCGGACCTGCGCCCGCTGTGGACTCAGCGAGCGGACCTGATGCCGCTGTCGCCCCAGCCGCGCGCCCGCCCCCACGTGTGGCGGTGGGAGCAGCTGCGGGCGCTCGCGGTACGCGCCGGCGAGCTCGTCCCGGTCGGCCGGGGCGGGGAGCGGCGCGCCATCGCCCTCGCCAATCCGGGGCTCGCCGGCGAGCCGCACGCGACCCCGACGCTGTGGGCCGCGGTCCAGTACCTGGGACCCGGCGAGGTCGCGCCCGCGCATCGCCACACCCAGGCCGCGTTCCGCTTCATCGTCGAGGGTGAGGGGGTGTGGACGGTGGTGAACGACGACCCCGTCGAGATGCGGCCGGGGGACCTGCTGCTCACCGCCTCGTGGGACTGGCACGGCCACCACCACGCCGGCGACCGTCCGATGGTCTGGCTCGACGGCCTCGACATCCCTCTCGTCGGCCAGCTCGACGCCGGGTTCTTCGAGTTCGGGCCGGAGAACGTCGACCGCTCGACGCCGGGTCGCTCCCGCTCCGAGGAGCTGTGGGGGCATCCCGGTCTGCGACCGGCCGCCGCCGCCGACACGCCGGGCTCGCCGCTCATGGCGTACCGCTGGGAGCACACCGACCGGGCGATGAGCGCGCAGCTGGACCTCGACGCCGCCGGACACGGCGGCGCGGTGGAGCCGGGCCATGCGGCGATCCGCTTCTCCAACCCCACGACCGGACGCGACGCGCTGATCACGCTGCGCACCGAGATGCACCGCCTGCGCGCCGGCGCCGCGACCGCGGCGCGCCGGGTGGTGGGGTCGGCGGTCTGGCAGGTGTTCGCCGGGAGCGGCGTCGCCGAGCTGGGCGACCGCCGGATCGAGCTCTCCGCCGGAGACCTGATCGCGGTTCCGTCCTGGTGCCCGCTGCGGCTGCGTGCGCACACCCGGCTCGACCTCTTCACCTTCAGCGACGCGCCCGTCTACGAGGCGCTCGGGCTCTT